GGAGGGGGACCGACCCTACCTCATCTTCCATGGCAAGGACGGCCGGGAGCAGTGGAGCTACGCGCGGTTTCTCGACGCGGTCGGCGCGAGGGCCGAACTCTTCCATCACCAGCTCGGCATCGAACGCGGCGAACGTATTGCGCTCCTGTTGCACAACGACCCGCAGGTACCCATCTCGACCTTTGCCGCCTGGCGCATCGGGGCGTGCGTGGTGCCGATCAATCTGGGCGAAGACGACGAGCGTGTGCAATTCGTGCTCGAAAACGCCGCTTGCCGGGTCGCTCTCTATCTTCCCGAATACGCAGGACGGGTCGAGAAGTTGCGAGCCGCCCTGCCCGGGGTCGAGCACTGGCTGGCGCTCGAGCCGGGAATCGACCCCGAGCCCAAGGCAGGCGCCGCCCTGCCCTCCCCGGAACCCGAAGACGAGGGGCTGATCGTCTACACCTCCGGGACCACCGGCGCACCCAAGGGCGTACTCCTCACCCAACGCAACCTGTTGGTCGACGCGCATGCCCTGGCCCAGTGGAACCAGGTTGGCCGTGATTCAGCGTTGATGTGCGTCCTACCGACCCACCACGTGAACGGATTGATCGTCACGCTCTTGATGCCCTTCCTCGCCGGGGCCCGCAGCGTACTCGAGCGCCGTTTCCACACCGGCAGCTTCTGGTCGCGGATCGCAGAAGAGAACGTCCAGATCGTTTCCGTCGTGCCTACGCTTCTCGCGTTCCTGCTCGAGGACGAAGCTGGGATCCAAGGGCTCGAGCTGGGCAGGTTCCGTCATTTGATCTGCGGTGCAGGCCCCTTGACCGTCGAACTGGCTGCCCGTTTCGAGGATCGCTTCGGCTTCCCGATCCTCCACGGCTACGGCCTCTCGGAAACCACATGCTATTCGTGCATGTTGCCCGTCGATTTGAACGAAAGCGAACACCGAGCCTGGCTGCGCGAGCACGGTTTCCCCTCGATCGGCGTCCCTCTTCCTCCGAACGAGATGGCCATCCACGACGACCAGGGGGAACCTGCGGCCGATGGAGCCCGGGGCGAAATCGTCGTACGCGGTGCCAATGTCATGAAGGGCTATTTCCGGCGGCCCGAAGCGAATGCAGAAACCTTCGCTCATGGCTGGTTCCGCAGCGGCGACGAAGGGTTCCTGAAGCGAGACGCGGGGGGCCGCCCGTGGTTCTTCATCACGGGCCGAATGAAAGAGCTGATCATTCGCGGCGGCGTCAATCTCTCGCCTTTCGAAATCGACGAAGTGCTCAATCACATCCCCGGCGTCGCACGCGGCCTCGCGGTCGGCTTCGAGAACCGTTGGTACGGCGAAGAGGTTGGCGCCTACGTCATGCGAGAGCCCGGCGCCGAGCTGGACGAAGCCAGCATCCTGGCGGCTTGCCGAGAGACCATTCCGTTCGCGAAGTCTCCAAAGGTGGTCGTCTTCGGAGAGGACATCCCGGTCACGTCCACCGGCAAATACCAACGCAACCGGCTTCGACCCCATTTCGAAGCCTGGCGGGACGAACAGTTCCGGCGCTAGCGGACGCTCCCTCTCACGCCCGCGAGAGCCAGCGCAAGTTCAGCCCGTTCACCGTGATGTGGGCCGCGACCGGTGCCACGAGCGTCCCGGTCCAGACGAACAGCCCACCGAAGATCCCGCCGGCCAACAAGGCGAAGACCGCCCAGATGCGCAGACCGGGCCCTGGGAGATAGTGCGCGGCTCCGAACAGCAGGCTTGCGAGGAGCCAGCCCACCTGAGCCTGCAATGCGCCGCGGAAGAGCATTTCCTCTGCGAGCCCGCTGGCCAGGGCCAGCAGCGCGACTGCGGGAAGCGAGAGGCCCCGAACGAGTTCGCCCAGAGCTTCGGCGAGGGCCGTGCCGGAGGCGGTCGCCGAGGTCCACATGCGGGAGAGGACCACCAGCACCAACCCGGCGACCAACCCCACCAGACCGGAGGTAAATGGCCCCATGGCGGCAGGTTCCGGGCCCGGAGCCCAAGGCCCGACCCCATCCACGGCCCAGCGCCAAACCCAGGCCACCGCTGCAATGACCCCGTAGAACAGGAGGCCTGGCACCACAGGAAAGCGAGCTGCCTCGTCTGGCCCTGCGGGGGACGGATTCGTGGCAGCGATCATGAGCGAGGGGTAGCCTTCCCTCTGCACGAGCGCCCACCTCCACCCTCCCGGGCGAGGGGCGCCTTGCCATTTGTTGCCGCTTTTCCCCCAGGGGTTGGAATCAGCCATGAGCGACAGGGTGCCCATGACGCCCAAGGGCCATGCCATGCTCGAGACAGAGCTGAAGCACCTCAAGAAAGAGGAGCGCCCCAAGATCGTGCGTGAAATCGAGATCGCGCGTGCCCACGGCGATCTGTCCGAGAATGCCGAGTACCACGCCGCCAAGGAGCGCCAGGGCCATATCGAGGGCCGGATCGCGCTACTCGACGACAAGCTCGCGCGCGCTCAGATCATCGACGGGACGGGCCAGGGCACGGATCGGGTGAGTTTCGGAGCGACGGTGGTGCTCTCGGACGTGGATTCAGGCGACGAAGTGACCTACCGGATCGTCGGCGAGGATGAAGCAGACGTGGGTCGGGGCATGATTTCGATCACGTCCCCGATCGCCCGGGCGCTGATGGGAAAGGAAGCCGATGCTTCCGTCCAGGTGCGGGTCCCCAAGGGCACCCGGGAGCTCGAAATCCTCGAAATCCGCTTCGACCCGGCCTGAGCACCGCGGGAGAAGCCATGCGTTCCCTGCAGTTCAAATTCAGCGCCCTCGTCGTCGTCCTTCTGGTGTCGGCCAGCGTTGCGCTCACCTGGCTCGCCACACGGCACGAGCGCTCTTCTCTCGAGTCGGAAGTCACCAACCGCGGCCTGGCGTTGGCCTCGAACCTGGCCGAGGACGCGAAGGTCCCGCTGCTCGCTGAGGATCAGCTCGCGCTCGAGAACCTGGTCGGGCACGTGAGTACTGGCGAGGGGCTGGTGGCGGCCCGACTGCTCGATCAAAGCGGCAGCATCGTGGCATCCCTCTCCTCGGACGAAACGGGCCTGATCCTCGAACCCCAGACTTCCGGTGCAGCGGAGGGCCCGACCATCGGCCGCGTCCGCTCAGTGCTCTGGATCGCCGCACCGGTGGTCTACAGCGACGTTCGCATCGGCGAGGCCCAGATCGCCCTCGATCTCGAAATACTCGTCACGCCGCTGGTGACGGACAGCCAGAACCAGCTTTCCGCAGCGGCCATGGGCATCCTCATCCTGGGCGTCGCCGGAGGGATTGGCTTCGTGGCGCTCCTGGTGGGGCCGATCCGGCGCCTGCGATTCGGTGTGGAGCAGCTCGCCGACGGTGATCTGGCCGCCCGGGTTCCGCCCACCTCTCAGGACGAGGTCGGCGATCTGACGCGTGCTTTCAACAAGATGGGTGAGTCCCTACAGGAAAAAGAACGCATCCAGAGCGCGTTCGGGCGCTACGTGAACGACTACGTCCTCACCACTCTCCTGGACGGGCCAGAAGGCGCCCAACTGGCCGGAGCCGAGCGGGAGGTGACCATCCTATTCGCCGACATCCGCAGCTTCACCCGCTTGTCCGAGGGACTGAAAGCCGCCGACGTGGTCAGCCTTCTGAACGACGTCTTCCAGCTGGCCTCGGATTGCATCCTTGCGCGCAGCGGCACCATCGACAAATTCATCGGCGATTCGGTCATGGCCTACTTCGGAGCGCCGGTGCCGTGTGAAGACCACGCCGCCCAGGCCGTTCAGGCCGCCATCGATATCGAGCGAGCCGTAGCCCAGCGAAACGCCTCCCTGCCGCCGCCGACCCACCCGGTGGAAGTAGGAATCGGTATCCATACCGGGCCTGTCATCGTGGGCACGATCGGTTCGGATCGCCGTTCGGATTTCACCGCCATCGGTGACGCGGTCAACGTGGCCCATCGCCTCGAAAAGCTCTCCAGCCCGGGGGAAGTGCTGGTTTCCGAGGCCGTCCAGCGCAAGGTGCGCGATGTCGTTCGTCTTCGGTTCGAAGGCGAGCGCCAACTTTCGGGACGGGTCGAGCCAGTTCACGTATACTCGGTCGAGATCGAGCCCGGGACCTAGCAATGAAGCCCCCGGTGGTACGCGGGTCGGTTGGCCACTGGCTCACGATCGCGAGGAGAGAGCTTGAAAGGGCTTTGCCGCCATTGCATCGTCCTCGCACTCGCACTCACCGTAGCGGGATGCACCACGCCACTCGAACTGGGTGAGCGACGCTACAGGGAGGGCGACCGCCGGGCCGCGCTCGAAGCGTGGCGCGGCATCCGGCCGGACTCCTTCGCCTACGACGAAGCCCAGAGTCGCATCGGCGAGGTCGAGGAGGAGTTCCAGCAACTCGTCCTGCGATATCAAAAGCGCGCCGCCTATTACGAGGCTCGCGAGCGTCTGGCGGAATCGGTGCTGAACTATCGGCTCGCGCTCAACCTCCAGCCGAACGACGAGGAGACGCTGGCCCACGTCCAGAAGCTGGTGCGTGTGCTCGCAGACGAACGCAGCCGGACGCGAGCGACGTTCCGCGAACGCTTCGAAGCCGACGATCTGGCCAGCGCTCGAGATGCGCTGAAGAGTCTTCGCACGCTCGACCCCTTCTCGGCGGAGGTCGCCGCCGACGCAAGAGAACTGGACCACGCGCTCGATGGGCAAGTCGAAAAACTCCTGGCCCGCGGACGACGCGGTTTCACCTCCGGCAATCTGCGCCGCGCCAACCAGGCCTTCCGCGAAGTGCTCGCCCTCGACAAAGACAACGAGAGCGCTCAGGGTTACCTCTCGTACATCGCGAAGATCCGCGGCAGCGTTGGCAGCGCGGGAGATCCCTCCCCCGGTGCCTTGGACCCGAGAGAGATCGACGCCTCCGACGCAGAGATCCGCGCGGAGGGCTTCTTCCAGAATGCCCTGGCCGCGGAGAAGGCCGGCGACTTCTACGCAGCCATCCGCTACGACCTGGCTGCCCTTCGGGTCCATTCCGTGCATCCGCGGGTTCGAAACCATCTGGTTCGCCTGCGACGTCAACTCGAACCACGGCTTCCGGATCTGTTGCGCGCCGGGCGTGAGCACTACCAACAGGAAGATCTCCAGGCAGCGCTCGACCAGTGGCGCAAGGTGCTCTTGATCGATCCCAACAACGAGCAAGCCCGCGAATACACGGTGCAAGCAGAGCTGCTGCTGGAAAACCTCGAACGGCTCCGCGGTGGGGGGGCCGGGGACCGTGGTGCTGTGCCGGATCGGGGAGACCTACGGGTTCGGGGCGCCACTCGGTGAGGCTCATTCGCCTGCTTCAGGTCGCATTGGTGCTCGCAACCCTCTGCTCGGCCATTGGCTGCCAGACACTCCTCGACCTGGAACGGGCCCGCGGCCTGTTCCGGCGGCCGCCGCCTGTACCGGAGATTCCGGTCTTGATCGAAGAGCCCGCGGCCGCGTTGCCCGAAGTCACCGGACTCGTGGCCGTCGCGGGTGAATTGCGCGTCATCCCCCTGCGCTGGGAGCCGGTGTTGGCCGGCGACGTGGGCGGCTACGCGATCGAGCGGGCGCTTTCCGAGGAGGGCAGCTACGAGCGCGTGGGTTCCGTTGCCGGCCGCTACCACACCGCTTGGGTCGACCACGGAATCGACTTGTTCGCGAAGCAGCCGGGTGACGCCAATCTGGGCGACGGGCATGTCTACTTCTACCGCGTGCGAGCGTTCGACCCGGAAGGCCACCTCGGGCCGACGGGCAACGCCTCCACCCATGCACGCACCGCCGCCGCACCGGATCCGCCCGAAGGCTTCCAGGCCTTCAGCCGGCTACCGCGAATCGTGGCCTTGCGCTGGGACCCATCTGCGGATCCGCTGGCTGCCGGCTACGTGGTGCTGCGCAGCCCGGCCGCCCGAGGCGAATTCCGGCCGGTTGCCGAGCTTTCGGGCCGTTTCACGACGACGTACGTCGATGAGGGCCTCGGGGACCTGCGTGTCTTCTACTATCGAGTCGCCGTCACCAACGCGGCGGGCGGCCAGGGGGCGCCCAGCAAGACGAGACGCGCCGTGACCAAGCCCGTGCCGCTCCCGCCTGTCGGGCTCGAGGTGACGGCCCAGCACCTCGGCGCGAACGAACTCGCCTGGGCCCCGAATGTCGAGCCTGATCTGCACGCCTATCGGTTGATCCGCCGCCGGGAGGGTGCCCTGCCGGAAGTGGTCGCCGAGATCGAGGTTGGCACGACGGCGGCGCGGGATGAGCACGTTGGCGCGGGAGAACGCGTGGCCTACCTGTTGGTCGCCCTCGACCGGGACGGGCTCGAGAGCGGCCCCTCGGCCGAAATCGAGGTCGAGGCCGTGGCCTACGGGCTCGCTGCGGAGACCCGGGCCGGTGCCGTCACGCTCTCTTGGAACCCCGAAGTCCAGAGCGCGTTGGCCGAGACCCGGGTGCTCTCGGTCGGCACCTTCGGGGAGCGGGAAATCGCCCGATCGGCCGCGCCGACATTCACGGTTCCGGACACCCGACCGGGAGCGTCCTATCGCTTCCGAATCGTCGGCGTCCGAGAGGACGGCTCGGAAGCGCCCGGATCCAAAGAGATCCAAGTGCAATTGCCAGAAGAAGACCCTGAGGAAGGCGAGTAGGCAGCCGCTCCACATTGCGTTTCGGGCCGGTGGGCCTAAAATCCGGCGCCTCTTCCCCGGTAGCTCAGTTGGTAGAGCAGGCGGCTGTTAACCGCCTTGTCGCAGGTTCGAGTCCTGCCCGGGGAGCCACGGCGCACCAGACGCATCCGCCGGGGCCCCTCTCGGGCCAGCGCGACCGTCGGGGTCCGACTTCGCCAGAGCCGCTCTGCTCAGGACGCGGGCCAGCCACGGCGGGCCAGAATCCGCAGATCGTGAACCCAATCTTCGGCACGGGTGCTGATTCCGTATCGCAGATGGGCCTGGTCGTCCGGCGTGTAGGCAAGCACGTAGGCCGCGTGGCTGACGGTGTAGCTGGCATCGGCACCATCGATGTCCCGCTCGGCCGCCGGCACGAACGCTGCCTTCTGCGCTGCCCGTAGCGACGCCTCGTCGCCCACGAGCCCGATGAAGCTCGGATCGAAATGGGCCAGCCAACGCTCGACCTGGGCTGGCGTATCTCGCGCCGGGTCCACGGCGACGAAAACCACCCTCAACCCATCGGCCAGGCTCGCATCCTCCTCTATGAGAAGACGCCGAGCCTCCGCGAGCTGGCTCATGTGGCTGGGACAGACGTCCGGACAACTGGTGTAGCCGAAGAACAGCAACGTCAAGGAACCGGCCGTACGTTCCGCGAATGCGTAGGGCGCACCCGCCGTATCCGTGAGCACGAACTCCGGCCGCGGAATCGGCGCCGAGAGCACCCGCCCTCGCCAGGCCACCGATCGGCCCGACGTTGTTTCCGAGGCACCACTCCGCTCGCATCCGGCGGAGCCCAGCGCCAGGAACGCTGCGACCACCAAGCTCAACCTGTGAGGACCCGTCCACATCGGGCGGTCAGGGTACAGGACGCCCGAGGTGCCGCATCCGGGCCGCGAGCGGACGCTGCCGGCGGCACCCGGAACCACGGACTGGCGGGGTTTGCCGCGCCGCGCCAAGCTGGCTGCGATGACGAAGCCGCGCCTCATCGTGAAGCTGGCCAAGGAGGACTTCAAGTTCTCGGCCGCTCATTTCACGGTCTTCCCCAACGCCGAAGCCGAAAGGCTCCATGGGCACAACTACCGGGTACGGGTCGAGATCGAGGGGACGGATCCCGGCCCGGACGGGCTGCTCGTGCCGGTCGCCGAGGTCAAGGCGAACCTGCGAGCCCTCTGCGCTTCGCTCGACGAGCGCACGCTGGTACCTGAGAAGAGTCCGCACCTGGAAGTGACCCGGGAAGGCGATGCGATCGAGATCGCCTTCGATGAGCGCCGCTACCGCCTGCCCGCAACGGATACCCGGCTCTTGCCTCTGCAGAACGTCACGATGGAGCTGCTGGCCACGCACCTGTGGCACGAGTTGGCGCCGACCCTGGCGGGCAGCGCGGCGGAACGGCTCGTCGTCGAGGTCGAAGAGACCTCGGGCCAGAGTGCGAGCTACGCCGGCCCCATCGGCGGCGGTTGATCCCGCCGAGCGGAGGGCCCGAAGGGCAGCCACCCCCCCTGGTCGGGTGCTCCCTGGCAGATTTCGAGTCGAGCTTCGGCGGGTGCCGCGAGCATGGCCGCGTTGGTGCTGATGCCGTCGAAATCGTCGCGGTTGATCGCCAATGTCCCGCCCTCCCGGTCCCCGAGAAAACCCCGCAAGCGGGCGTCATCAAGTGGCCCGGCTTCCGCCAACAATGCCTGCATGCGTGCGAGCCGAGCTTCCGAGGAGGCTCTCGGAGTATCGCCCTCGAGCGCGGCGTGTGCCGCAGCCTGACAATGGTTCGTCTGCACCTGACTCGTCGCACCCAGGCAACGCACCTCGGATCGTGTCGCCGTGCACTCGACCACAGCCGCATGCCCCCGGGCGTCCGCCACGAAATAGCTATGTGCCCCGGCGCGCTTTGCGGTTTCGATCCCCTGGATTGCCTCCGCCACATCGGCTGAATCGAGCGCACGGTGGATGAGGTTCAAGTAGGGGACACCCGCTCTGGCATCCCGGGTTCGCAGGTTGGTGGTACCCACGGCCAGGCCGTACTCGTTGATCCCCATCAACGAAAGGCAGCCGACGGTGGTCACGCACCAGGTGGCCGGGCCTGTATCTGGCTGACGGTGGACAGCCACGACGAAGGGTTGATTGTCGGTACCGAGATCCCAGGTCTGGCCGAAGCGCAGACCGCCGGCTTGCATCTGTGAAGCCGGCACCAGGAATCCAGTGCAGCCGCCGAAAGCTTCGAGGGGGCCACCCCAAGCGAGTGCATCGCGAAGATCGGTGAGACCGCCGAGCGCCATGATCGTCTCGGGACGAAGCGACGCGCCACGCGCGATCCCCAGGAGTTCCGCGTGTCCCTCCGGATGGTAGGCCGCCGACGCCTCCAGACAGACGGCAGCCAATTTCAGGAGGTCCCCCTCGCCGGCTTCCCGGCCGCCGTAGACCCGCGCCTGGGTCAAGGCATTCGTCATGCGCAGCCGGGCGAGTTCATGGATCTCGGCGCGGAAGCCTTCGCCGAACGTCTCTCCCATCGCGGTCGGGGAGCCCTCGAGATGCACGCAGCGCATGGGTGGGAGCATCGGTTGAACGCAGCGAGCTCCAGAGCATCCCAGGAGTCTCCCTGTTCGCATTGAGGGCTTTCCCCCACCGCAAAGATGATCCTCTCGCGCATAGGCCAGGAGCTGTGGGGCGGTGCCTCACCTCTGGGTCGCTGCGTGCCGAAGATGTCGTTGCGCAAGGAGGATGTGCAATGGATCTCGGCTGGATCGGAGAATGGGTCTCGATCGCAACCCTGGGGTTGTTGATCACCATGATCGCCGGCCCGCCCGTAGCCCTGGCGGCGTTCTACCTCCACGATCGGTTCCAGAGCCAGCATGCCGTGCTGCGCAACTTCCCTCTGCTCGGCCGCCTGCGATACCTCTTCGAGCATCTGGGCCCGGAAATGCGTCAGTACCTCTTCGACGGGGACAGGGAGGGAAAGCCCTTCTCCCGCGACGACTACACCAACATGGTGCTGTCCGGGAAGTACATGAAGTCGGTCATCTCCTTCGGCTCGAAGCGCGATTTCGAGCGGCCCGGCTGGTACCTGCGCAACGGAATCCTGCCCACGTTGTACACCGATCTCGCCCTCGATCTGCAACCGTCGATCGAGACCCAACGTTATGTCACCGACCACGACGGCTTGTTCAGTCGATCGGAGCACATCGAGTCCGAGAAGATCGCGCCCTGGAGCCTCGACGATGCCTATGCGCCGGTGATCGGCCCGGACCTCGCACATCCCTGGCGGATGCGCGGACTGCTGGGAATGAGCGGGATGTCCTACGGAGCTCTCGGACGAAACGCCATACGGGCCATTTCCCTGGGACTCGGCAGGGCGACCGAGGCATGGATGAATACCGGCGAAGGTGGCCTCTCTCCCCATCACCTGGTGGGCGGGGGCCCGATCGTATTCCAGATCGGCCCGGGCCTGTTCGGCGTGCGCGATGACGACGGCGAATTCGACTGGGACATGTTCCGCAAGCAAGCCGCCATTCCGGAAGTGGTTGCCTTCGAGCTGAAACTCCACCAGGGCGCAAAGATCCGCGGCGGCCATGTGGAGGGAGAGAAGGTCTCCGCGGAGATCGCCGAGATCCGCGGGGTCCCGGTAGGCCAGACGATCGATTCGCCCGCGCGCTTTCCGATGATCTCCGACCTCGACGATCTCTTCGAATGGATCGCGCGCATGCGCCAGGAAGGCGGCAAGCCGGTTGGCGTGAAGGTCGTGGTGGGCGGGCCCGGAAGCCTGGATGAGTTCGCGCTGGCAATGTCGCAGCGTGGCGACGGCCCGGACTTCATCGCCGTCGACGGCGGCGAAGGCGGTTCGGGTGCCACCTACCGCGAGATGGCCGACAGCATGGGCCTACCCGTCGGCTCCGGCCTGATCGAGGCAGACGATGCGCTGCGGCGAGCGGGCGTCCGCGATCGGGTGAAGGTCATCGCGTCTGGCAAGCTCTTCTCCGCGGACCGCATCGCCATGGCACTCTGCTTCGGCGCCGATGCGGTGCAGATCGCCCGAGGCATGATGATCTCCGTCGGTTGCATCCAGGCGCAACGCTGCCACAACAACACCTGCCCGGTCGGCGTAGCCACCACGGACGAGAAATTGATGAAGGCTCTCGTCGTGAAGGAAAAGCAGTACCGGGTACTGAACTACATCACGACCCTACGCGCGGGACTGGGGAGCCTCACGGCGGCCGCCGGCCTCCGCTCGCCGACCGAATTCACCCGTCACCACGCCGTCCACCGCGATGTCATGGGGCGCATTCGAGCCGCTGAAGAGGTGTTTCCGCAGCCGTAGAAGGAAGACTCGAAGCGCTGCCGTGAGGTTTCGGGGCGGTCCTGGCGTATCCTCTCGGCCATGAGCGCACCGCTTGCTGATGTTCGTGTGGTTGAAATCGCCAGCTTCGTGGCTGCACCTGCGGCGGGGGCGCTATTGGCCGACCTGGGTGCCGAGGTGATCAAAGTCGAGGTGCCGGGCGGTGAGACGCTTCGACATTCTCGCCCGAAGCTGCTTGGCTGGCAGAGTGATTTCCCCGAAGCCCCGCAGTTTCACATGGACAACCGGGGCAAGCGCTCCCTGGTACTCGACTTGCGGAAGCCGGAGGCGCGCGACGCGCTCTTGCGGGTCATTGACAGCGCCGACGTGGTGTTGACCAACATGCTTCCGGGGCGTCTCGCGAAATACGGGCTCGACCCGAAGAGCCTGCGCGAACGCCGGCCCGAACTGGTGGTCGCGAGCCTCACCGGCTACGGCCCGAAGGGCGACGAAGCCGACACGCCGGCATTCGACTATGCGGCGTACTGGGCGAGGACCGGATTGATGGACCTGATGCGCGAGCCCGATGCCCCGCCGGCCTGGCTGCGGCCGGGTGTCGGAGATCATGCGGCCGCCCTTGCCCTTTCGACCGGCATCCTGTCCGCCCTCCGCGTGCGCGATCAATCAGGTCACGGTCAGACGGTGGACGTGAACCTGATGCACATCGGCTTCTACATCCAGGGCAACGACGCCGCGCCAACGCTCGCGACGGGCACCGGCCCTCGCCACCACGATCGCAACAAGCCTCGCAACCCGCTCTGGAGCCACTACCCCACCGCTGACGATCGCTGGGTCTTCCTCGTGATGATCGAATCCGATCGCTATTGGCCGGCGCTCTGCCGCACGATCGGCAGGCCGGAGCTCGAGGCCGACGAACGTTTCGACGGTGCCCGTGCCCGGTATCGGAATAGCGAAGCACTGGCCACAATCCTGCGGGAGACCTTCCTGAGCCGCAGCTTGGCTGAGTGGGAGAAGGAGCTATCG
The sequence above is a segment of the bacterium genome. Coding sequences within it:
- a CDS encoding acyl--CoA ligase; the protein is MARARSSEATAPALDDLPWHEFQTLCEARTAEGDRPYLIFHGKDGREQWSYARFLDAVGARAELFHHQLGIERGERIALLLHNDPQVPISTFAAWRIGACVVPINLGEDDERVQFVLENAACRVALYLPEYAGRVEKLRAALPGVEHWLALEPGIDPEPKAGAALPSPEPEDEGLIVYTSGTTGAPKGVLLTQRNLLVDAHALAQWNQVGRDSALMCVLPTHHVNGLIVTLLMPFLAGARSVLERRFHTGSFWSRIAEENVQIVSVVPTLLAFLLEDEAGIQGLELGRFRHLICGAGPLTVELAARFEDRFGFPILHGYGLSETTCYSCMLPVDLNESEHRAWLREHGFPSIGVPLPPNEMAIHDDQGEPAADGARGEIVVRGANVMKGYFRRPEANAETFAHGWFRSGDEGFLKRDAGGRPWFFITGRMKELIIRGGVNLSPFEIDEVLNHIPGVARGLAVGFENRWYGEEVGAYVMREPGAELDEASILAACRETIPFAKSPKVVVFGEDIPVTSTGKYQRNRLRPHFEAWRDEQFRR
- a CDS encoding CPBP family intramembrane metalloprotease, with the protein product MIAATNPSPAGPDEAARFPVVPGLLFYGVIAAVAWVWRWAVDGVGPWAPGPEPAAMGPFTSGLVGLVAGLVLVVLSRMWTSATASGTALAEALGELVRGLSLPAVALLALASGLAEEMLFRGALQAQVGWLLASLLFGAAHYLPGPGLRIWAVFALLAGGIFGGLFVWTGTLVAPVAAHITVNGLNLRWLSRA
- the greA gene encoding transcription elongation factor GreA; this translates as MSDRVPMTPKGHAMLETELKHLKKEERPKIVREIEIARAHGDLSENAEYHAAKERQGHIEGRIALLDDKLARAQIIDGTGQGTDRVSFGATVVLSDVDSGDEVTYRIVGEDEADVGRGMISITSPIARALMGKEADASVQVRVPKGTRELEILEIRFDPA
- a CDS encoding HAMP domain-containing protein, whose translation is MRSLQFKFSALVVVLLVSASVALTWLATRHERSSLESEVTNRGLALASNLAEDAKVPLLAEDQLALENLVGHVSTGEGLVAARLLDQSGSIVASLSSDETGLILEPQTSGAAEGPTIGRVRSVLWIAAPVVYSDVRIGEAQIALDLEILVTPLVTDSQNQLSAAAMGILILGVAGGIGFVALLVGPIRRLRFGVEQLADGDLAARVPPTSQDEVGDLTRAFNKMGESLQEKERIQSAFGRYVNDYVLTTLLDGPEGAQLAGAEREVTILFADIRSFTRLSEGLKAADVVSLLNDVFQLASDCILARSGTIDKFIGDSVMAYFGAPVPCEDHAAQAVQAAIDIERAVAQRNASLPPPTHPVEVGIGIHTGPVIVGTIGSDRRSDFTAIGDAVNVAHRLEKLSSPGEVLVSEAVQRKVRDVVRLRFEGERQLSGRVEPVHVYSVEIEPGT
- a CDS encoding SCO family protein, producing the protein MSLVVAAFLALGSAGCERSGASETTSGRSVAWRGRVLSAPIPRPEFVLTDTAGAPYAFAERTAGSLTLLFFGYTSCPDVCPSHMSQLAEARRLLIEEDASLADGLRVVFVAVDPARDTPAQVERWLAHFDPSFIGLVGDEASLRAAQKAAFVPAAERDIDGADASYTVSHAAYVLAYTPDDQAHLRYGISTRAEDWVHDLRILARRGWPAS
- a CDS encoding 6-carboxytetrahydropterin synthase, which produces MPHPGRERTLPAAPGTTDWRGLPRRAKLAAMTKPRLIVKLAKEDFKFSAAHFTVFPNAEAERLHGHNYRVRVEIEGTDPGPDGLLVPVAEVKANLRALCASLDERTLVPEKSPHLEVTREGDAIEIAFDERRYRLPATDTRLLPLQNVTMELLATHLWHELAPTLAGSAAERLVVEVEETSGQSASYAGPIGGG
- a CDS encoding FMN-binding glutamate synthase family protein, yielding MDLGWIGEWVSIATLGLLITMIAGPPVALAAFYLHDRFQSQHAVLRNFPLLGRLRYLFEHLGPEMRQYLFDGDREGKPFSRDDYTNMVLSGKYMKSVISFGSKRDFERPGWYLRNGILPTLYTDLALDLQPSIETQRYVTDHDGLFSRSEHIESEKIAPWSLDDAYAPVIGPDLAHPWRMRGLLGMSGMSYGALGRNAIRAISLGLGRATEAWMNTGEGGLSPHHLVGGGPIVFQIGPGLFGVRDDDGEFDWDMFRKQAAIPEVVAFELKLHQGAKIRGGHVEGEKVSAEIAEIRGVPVGQTIDSPARFPMISDLDDLFEWIARMRQEGGKPVGVKVVVGGPGSLDEFALAMSQRGDGPDFIAVDGGEGGSGATYREMADSMGLPVGSGLIEADDALRRAGVRDRVKVIASGKLFSADRIAMALCFGADAVQIARGMMISVGCIQAQRCHNNTCPVGVATTDEKLMKALVVKEKQYRVLNYITTLRAGLGSLTAAAGLRSPTEFTRHHAVHRDVMGRIRAAEEVFPQP
- a CDS encoding CoA transferase, whose amino-acid sequence is MSAPLADVRVVEIASFVAAPAAGALLADLGAEVIKVEVPGGETLRHSRPKLLGWQSDFPEAPQFHMDNRGKRSLVLDLRKPEARDALLRVIDSADVVLTNMLPGRLAKYGLDPKSLRERRPELVVASLTGYGPKGDEADTPAFDYAAYWARTGLMDLMREPDAPPAWLRPGVGDHAAALALSTGILSALRVRDQSGHGQTVDVNLMHIGFYIQGNDAAPTLATGTGPRHHDRNKPRNPLWSHYPTADDRWVFLVMIESDRYWPALCRTIGRPELEADERFDGARARYRNSEALATILRETFLSRSLAEWEKELSGHAIIWSPVRSLAEAVQDPQARANGVFAEVEHPTAGRFETIAPPIGFSDHAMPGDRPAPELGADGADVLREAGLSEAEIAAALETKAG